The following is a genomic window from Sphaerodactylus townsendi isolate TG3544 linkage group LG16, MPM_Stown_v2.3, whole genome shotgun sequence.
ACATCTCACTGCCGTCCAGCTCCAGACCCCGGCCCGGAAGCGCCCTAGAGCTTGGGGAGGGAGCCTGCCGGGGCCAAGAGGATGCTGAAGACATAGAAAAGTCCCAAGAGCAGGTTGAGCTTGGCTGTCCTTTGGGGGATCttgaaaaagctctggctccGGAACTGCCTCTCCAGGGAGAAGGCCATTGGCATGGTGAGCAGAGGCAGGGCCATGCTGATGGTGTAGCGGGTGGCGAGGACACAGAAGATCAGGTACGGCAGGAAGAGGAGGGTGTTGTAGAGGATGTAGGAGAGGGTGGGGCCGATGAGGATGGCCAGGGTGACAATGCCCGCCTGCTGGTCAGACTCCATGTCCCGCGTGTTGTTGCTGTGCAGGATGGCCATGGTGCTGAGGGCCAGCGGGACGGCGTAAAGGAGGGGTGAGATGGACAGGTAGCCCACCTGGATGGCATAGGCAAACATCACAGCCAGCGGCCCGAAGGTGATTAGGATCACCACGTCGCCCAGCGCCACGTACTTAAACCCAATTCCTGTAACGGAAGCAAATCAGATTAGTCCAGATTGGCGCTTTGGGGAAACCCCTCAACACGCTTAAGTTGAAGCATCACTCTACAATGAAGGACCTGCTCATCAGGGGGAGTCTTAAACCTGCAAGTTGAACTGTGTCCTGAACTGACAAAGCTGCTTTCTGCTGAGTCAGAACACCGGCCTGCCAAACTTGGTATTGTCTTCACTGACTGGCAACCGCTCTCCGGGATCTTAGGCAGAGAAACGGTCTTTTGAATCCACCCCAGAACAgtactccccaccccaaacctcagtTTTTCTCTTTGTTATAATTCAGAAAAATATTTGTGGTGCTGCAGTTCAGATTAGGACTGCAGAGACTTAGGACCCAGCCCCAAAGCTCACCGGGTGACTGCTGACCAGAAGAAACTTTTAATTAACATAGCTCACTGTGacaagaaaatggaggaggggaaactcACATAAGCCATGCTGATCTCTTtgaaggaagagcaggataaagaagaagaagaagagtttggatttatatcccccctttctctcctgcaggagactcaaaggggcttacaatctccttgcccttcccccctcacaacaaacaccctgtgaggtaggtggggctgagagagctccaagaagctgtgactagcccaaggtcatccagctggcgtgtgtgggagtgtacaggctaatctgaattccccagataagcctccacagctcaggtggcagagctgggaatcaaacccggttcctccagattagatacacaagctcttaacctcctacgccactgctgctccttaaaaatgGATGGATAAATGTGCATAGCTTTCAGTCTCCCCCAGTTCCATAGCAGCATAAATTATGCACAGCATCTTAAGCAGCTTATAAAACCGTACCAATTTTATTAGGTTTTGTAAACTCGTACAAGTTGGAGAATCTTGACTGGCACATTGACACATCAACCTGCCTGCAGCCAGATCCAACCTTACCACCCCAACCTTCGCTGCTAGGTCCCCGGGTTTCCCACTGCCCACAACAAGGCAAGTGAGCCCTTACCTCCGGTATAAAGGAAAGAGCTAGAGAGCCCTCCAAAGTAGATGAGAGCCAGATGCTCCAACTTCAGGGTGGAGAGGCAGTACAGGCAGGCTGCTGAGATGCAGCCGAGGGTGTACAATAAGACGCCAAATCTGACAACATCTTGAGGCTCCAAGATCTGGTCCACCAGAGTCCGGTCATCACTCTTCTTGTGGTCAATGCCTTTGGAGAAGTCATAGTAGGTATTAACAAGGTTCCCAGCCCCATGGACAGCCAAGACAGTAACTGCACTGCCCACCAGGAGTCCAGGATCTAGTGTGCCCTGGGACCGATAGGCTAGGGCACTGCCAACAGCCACAGGCGTCAAGGAGGCGCTGAaactccagggtcggagggccaGGACGTAGGAAGCGCATTTGTGTTTCCAGGTTGACGAAGGGCCCTTCTCAGACCCAAGCAGCCCCACTCCCGGATCTTCTGCCTCGCTGTCTTGGAGGTTTTCCGTAATAATATTGATTTTTTCCACCTCCTCTTCTACTTCCATGGTTTAACTGTCTGATGCAAGGTCAGGTGTCAGAAGTGGCCCTGAAAAACAAGGAAGGGAAGTCTGTACTGTAGTCACATTCCTGCAGGGGAAAATCATCAAGACCCAACTGCAGTTGCTCCAAATCTTGGTGAAAGAGATCATGTTAGTGAAAATGGAAGCCTCTAGCGAGTCACATTACAGCCATAATCACACCACAGCTTGAGATAGCCACTGCCCGACAGAAGACACAACAGCAGCAGCCTCACTCCTTACAGATCGAGTCGTATCTTTACAGCACTATCAGAGGCACTCCTTTAAACAGACACACATGCAACGTGAATATGAGCTTTGCCTGTTGAACATCTGCCCATTGTTAAAAGCAGGGGAACCCAGTAAAGCGAAACTATCTGGATGTCACCCTCACCCTCAAAGGCAATGCAGCCCAAGATCCTAATTTGCAGCCTCCAGCCCCACTCGCAGCCcgtagaagaagagcttggatttataccctgcttttctctcctgtaaagagtatcaaagggacttacaaactcttttccccacaacagacaccttgtgaggctgagagagttctgagagaactgtgaccagcccaaggtcacccagcaggcttcatgtacaggagcaggAAATTGAACCCAGCCCTCCAGATAAGACTCCTCCACTgatgtggaggaggagtggggactcaaacccggttctccacatcagagtcctcctgctcttaaccactagaccccGCTGCCTCTCTCCAGGGAAGAAACCCCTGGAAGGGGGCTGGCCCCGGAACAGGGGCTGCGGAAGGGCAGGGATCCTGCGAGGGGAGCCCCCATCCTCCCCGGGAAACTTCTCCCCGCTCACCTGTCCTCGCGCCTGCGCCATGCACGCTGCCCACGCCCGGCTGCTGGGTGACCAAGGTGGCTCGTCCCCGTCTGTCGACCGGCAGGAAACTCAGCCCAGCAGCGGATGGTTCCGCCCCTTCTTATGCAAGGCTGTCCTGCCGAGGGACGTGTGTCAGCAGGCAGTCCCAGGGCAGGTTGACTCAGAGGGAGGCCTTGCTACGTTGCATGCACCTGAAGGGCCCGGGAGCGAAAGCCTTCCAGCGCAGCCCTGTGCAACTTCCCCCAGGAGTGAGCGTTGGGATAGAAAGAAGTGGCACCATCTGGGCCATGTGCATGTTGTGGTTTAGTCGCCCTCCCTTCCGAGTGGCTTTTAATTTTGCAAATTTGGTTGTGCGTGCAACTGAGAGCTCCCTCCCTCTGCAAAACTGTGCCAGACTGGAGGCTTTTTGTGCACAGGCAGTAGGCAGCACTGGACGAAATTAGCCACAAAAGTCCTTGGAGAAATGATTAGGGGCAGCGCCGGTGTGTAGTTTGCTGTAAGTGGGGTCTCGTTGTGTAATTTAGCCTCGTTTAAGTGCCATGTAACCTCTATTGTTCAGTTTTTGCTTTGTCAATTTgggattggttctacaacccaaatcccatTTCATTGTTCATTGAATT
Proteins encoded in this region:
- the UBIAD1 gene encoding ubiA prenyltransferase domain-containing protein 1 → MEVEEEVEKINIITENLQDSEAEDPGVGLLGSEKGPSSTWKHKCASYVLALRPWSFSASLTPVAVGSALAYRSQGTLDPGLLVGSAVTVLAVHGAGNLVNTYYDFSKGIDHKKSDDRTLVDQILEPQDVVRFGVLLYTLGCISAACLYCLSTLKLEHLALIYFGGLSSSFLYTGGIGFKYVALGDVVILITFGPLAVMFAYAIQVGYLSISPLLYAVPLALSTMAILHSNNTRDMESDQQAGIVTLAILIGPTLSYILYNTLLFLPYLIFCVLATRYTISMALPLLTMPMAFSLERQFRSQSFFKIPQRTAKLNLLLGLFYVFSILLAPAGSLPKL